From the genome of Caminibacter pacificus, one region includes:
- the queF gene encoding preQ(1) synthase, producing the protein MRYGEKEIVEFDPEKMEIWPNKNKKNYKIKITLPEFMCKCPRSGYPDFATVYLEYIPDEWVVELKALKLYINSFMNRYISHEDSANEIFDTLYNKLKPKWMKIVMDFNPRGNVHTVIEIDSDTISKTTE; encoded by the coding sequence TTGAGATACGGGGAAAAAGAGATAGTTGAATTCGACCCTGAAAAAATGGAAATATGGCCGAATAAAAATAAAAAAAATTACAAAATAAAAATTACTTTGCCTGAATTTATGTGTAAGTGTCCGCGCTCGGGATATCCCGACTTTGCGACCGTTTACCTTGAATATATTCCCGATGAGTGGGTTGTGGAGCTAAAAGCTCTAAAACTTTACATCAACTCTTTTATGAACAGATATATCTCTCATGAAGACAGTGCAAACGAGATTTTCGATACTTTATATAATAAGCTGAAACCTAAATGGATGAAAATCGTTATGGATTTCAACCCCAGAGGTAACGTTCATACGGTAATAGAAATCGACTCTGATACCATAAGTAAAACTACAGAATAA
- a CDS encoding S8 family serine peptidase, translating to MKKITGMSVVASSLLFALQFSSVNIIKQNDENIIKKITPTTIFQTKKLSFQDIKPAFENVNYDKSTIIVEFRNKNISLIGSELKSLGVKVKFLNSINKHSSTAFGILKLNSTQNVFKVMKELKRNPLVKAVSLNYARKPQATPNDPMFTSQWHLDGADNNAIDINVQNVWDKSTGSSDVVVAIFDTGLSLQHEDLKDNIWVNEQELNGDPGVDDDGNGYVDDVYGYDFAYDLDGNNAPLTGDIDSHGTHVAGIVGAVGDNGVGISGVNWNVKILSLKVFRPNLGAYDSDILEAIDYVLKMKDNGVNIVAINASYGGFGGDADNSPMKDAIASLGDKGIVFFAAAGNSGVDNDALYYDLPALPASYNVDNLVAVAATDENQQLTYFSQYGKKTVQVGAPGINILSTTDFIDGNDTGNQDFDDGFENGLGNWTVDSGDWNTTDSKAHEGTYSLTDSPGGNYDDSAGVKVIYSGNIDLSSEKGNPIALDFCMNNDLAAGDYLLVGFYDKNSGEVNVVYYTTGSTNGDWKCVGIPIPEYYKTDEFKIVYGLSTNGDGNNGDGVYIDDVRIGDFNNTNTYEAWAGTSMATPVVTGTYALLSSLNNEDMISKISRVIGDGDRVDLPIMGTVDDVENIVNGPTPPFIYGTKKVMSVTGDTATIKVANAGSEPKVWLGDTEAEVTNVDGENITFKVPVDSQREVIVQNGDVNSSNTLYISKWQMIANMPNQHAYGGVAGLYDGKIYVAGGGDFLYTGDYTKIDVYDPSNDSWDSITPSTTEDKLYNGGAVVDGKIYLIGGIDLNGDNETVKYYDIANDQWVNGADLPQQISFPKTVVLGKYIGIIGGFDSNNNVLSNVYAYDTSNDTVTQLASMNEPRVRPAACEFGGKVYVFGGYTTNGEISDTAEVYDPDNDTWTNIANLPGKWYLGECVNVDDKYILLFGGVDENAQSIDAVVKYYPDENRYEVMDNSQFENIVNRFSIAGSHVVTDGSDVYYIGGYNMYLYGTYTSEKFDTKTLFENTTDDTGTNTGDDNTGDDGSNDGGSGGGSAPLFDFATLLALLGGALLIFRRK from the coding sequence ATGAAAAAAATAACGGGTATGTCGGTTGTTGCCTCTAGTTTATTGTTTGCACTTCAGTTTTCAAGTGTAAATATTATAAAGCAAAATGATGAAAATATAATTAAAAAAATAACTCCTACTACTATTTTTCAAACAAAAAAACTTAGTTTTCAAGATATTAAACCTGCTTTTGAAAATGTAAATTATGATAAAAGCACTATTATCGTCGAATTTAGAAATAAAAATATTTCTTTGATTGGCAGCGAACTTAAATCGTTAGGCGTTAAAGTTAAATTTTTAAATTCTATAAACAAACACTCTTCTACGGCTTTTGGAATTTTAAAGTTAAATAGTACACAAAATGTTTTTAAAGTAATGAAAGAACTAAAAAGAAATCCTTTAGTAAAAGCGGTTTCTTTAAACTACGCAAGAAAACCTCAAGCGACTCCTAACGATCCTATGTTTACGAGTCAGTGGCATTTAGACGGAGCCGATAATAACGCAATTGATATTAACGTTCAAAACGTTTGGGATAAAAGTACCGGAAGTAGTGATGTAGTTGTGGCGATTTTCGATACGGGATTATCTCTTCAACACGAAGATTTAAAAGATAATATTTGGGTTAACGAACAAGAACTTAACGGAGACCCAGGAGTTGATGACGACGGCAACGGATACGTCGATGACGTATACGGGTATGATTTTGCGTATGACTTAGACGGAAACAATGCACCTTTAACCGGAGATATAGATTCTCACGGAACTCACGTTGCCGGAATTGTTGGTGCTGTCGGAGATAACGGAGTAGGTATTAGCGGTGTTAATTGGAATGTAAAGATTTTGTCTTTAAAAGTTTTCAGACCGAATTTGGGAGCGTATGACAGCGATATTTTAGAAGCGATAGATTATGTTTTGAAAATGAAAGACAATGGTGTAAATATCGTAGCTATCAACGCTTCTTACGGAGGATTCGGAGGAGATGCCGATAACTCTCCTATGAAAGATGCGATTGCTTCTCTTGGAGATAAAGGAATAGTATTTTTTGCGGCCGCAGGAAATAGCGGAGTGGATAACGACGCTCTTTATTACGATTTGCCGGCACTTCCTGCAAGTTATAACGTGGATAATTTAGTAGCCGTTGCAGCGACAGACGAAAATCAGCAATTGACTTATTTTTCTCAATACGGTAAAAAAACGGTTCAAGTTGGGGCTCCTGGAATTAATATCTTAAGTACGACCGATTTTATAGACGGAAATGATACTGGAAATCAAGATTTTGACGACGGATTTGAAAACGGGCTTGGCAATTGGACCGTAGATAGCGGGGATTGGAATACTACGGATTCGAAAGCTCATGAGGGGACTTATTCTCTTACGGATTCTCCAGGAGGAAATTACGACGATAGCGCAGGTGTAAAAGTTATTTATTCCGGAAATATAGATTTAAGTTCTGAAAAAGGAAATCCTATCGCGCTTGATTTTTGTATGAATAACGATTTGGCGGCGGGTGATTATTTGCTTGTAGGGTTTTATGATAAAAATAGCGGTGAAGTAAATGTTGTTTATTATACTACCGGTTCTACTAACGGGGATTGGAAATGTGTAGGTATTCCTATTCCTGAATATTATAAAACGGATGAATTTAAAATCGTATACGGGTTATCTACGAACGGAGACGGTAATAACGGAGACGGCGTATATATCGATGACGTTAGGATAGGTGATTTTAATAATACCAACACTTACGAAGCGTGGGCAGGTACCTCTATGGCGACGCCTGTAGTTACGGGTACTTATGCACTTCTTAGTTCTTTAAACAACGAAGATATGATTTCTAAGATTTCAAGAGTTATCGGTGATGGCGATAGAGTGGATTTACCTATTATGGGTACGGTTGATGATGTGGAAAATATCGTAAACGGACCTACACCGCCATTTATTTACGGAACTAAAAAAGTAATGAGCGTTACCGGAGATACTGCTACGATAAAAGTTGCAAATGCGGGTAGCGAGCCTAAAGTTTGGCTTGGAGATACTGAAGCTGAAGTTACTAATGTGGACGGGGAAAACATAACTTTCAAAGTGCCTGTAGATTCTCAAAGGGAAGTTATCGTTCAAAACGGAGATGTAAATTCTTCAAACACTTTATATATTTCTAAATGGCAAATGATTGCGAATATGCCGAATCAGCACGCTTATGGTGGAGTTGCTGGATTATATGACGGAAAAATTTACGTTGCCGGAGGAGGAGATTTTCTTTATACGGGAGATTATACGAAAATTGACGTTTATGACCCAAGCAATGATAGTTGGGATAGTATAACTCCTTCTACTACCGAAGATAAATTATATAACGGCGGAGCGGTTGTTGATGGTAAAATTTATTTAATAGGCGGTATAGATTTAAACGGAGATAATGAAACCGTAAAATATTATGATATTGCAAACGATCAATGGGTAAACGGAGCAGATTTACCGCAACAAATCAGTTTCCCGAAAACTGTAGTTTTAGGAAAATATATCGGTATTATAGGTGGTTTTGATAGTAATAATAACGTTTTAAGTAATGTGTATGCTTACGATACTTCAAATGATACGGTTACTCAGCTTGCAAGTATGAACGAGCCGAGAGTTAGACCGGCTGCTTGTGAGTTCGGTGGAAAAGTATATGTATTCGGAGGATATACTACAAACGGAGAAATTTCGGATACGGCGGAAGTTTATGACCCTGATAACGACACATGGACTAATATCGCTAATCTTCCTGGAAAATGGTATTTAGGAGAATGTGTAAACGTTGATGATAAATATATCTTGTTATTCGGTGGAGTTGATGAAAACGCACAATCTATTGATGCGGTAGTTAAATATTATCCGGATGAAAACAGATACGAAGTTATGGATAACTCTCAATTTGAAAATATTGTTAATAGATTCAGTATTGCCGGTAGTCATGTTGTAACTGACGGAAGTGACGTTTATTACATAGGCGGATACAATATGTATCTATACGGAACTTATACTTCTGAAAAATTCGATACAAAAACTCTATTTGAGAATACAACTGATGATACCGGTACTAATACGGGAGATGATAATACCGGTGATGACGGAAGCAATGATGGCGGAAGCGGAGGAGGTTCCGCTCCGTTATTCGATTTTGCGACACTTCTTGCACTTCTTGGAGGAGCGCTATTAATCTTCAGAAGAAAATAA
- a CDS encoding exosortase/archaeosortase family protein has protein sequence MILILKLLLPFENIKNYFVLDNGFKIYILDSCNGFLGIIIWFLILLFFDIKRLKYYFLGALFLYFVNLLRVVFVVFLSNINASYFDLAHNVLGRILYVVCFLCALWYVKTTSSHSY, from the coding sequence ATGATATTGATTTTAAAGCTTTTATTGCCGTTTGAAAATATAAAAAATTACTTTGTTTTGGATAACGGCTTTAAAATTTATATTTTGGATTCTTGTAACGGATTTTTGGGAATTATTATATGGTTTTTGATATTGTTGTTTTTTGATATTAAAAGATTAAAATATTACTTTTTAGGGGCTTTGTTTTTGTATTTTGTAAATCTTTTGAGAGTTGTTTTTGTTGTTTTTCTTTCGAATATAAACGCTTCTTATTTTGATTTGGCTCATAATGTATTGGGGAGAATTTTATATGTGGTTTGTTTTTTGTGTGCTCTTTGGTATGTAAAAACTACCTCATCACATTCATACTGA
- a CDS encoding type II secretion system F family protein — protein MKFKYVGFNKEGKKVKGIIEASDIQEAKQKLSNIAIIDIKQKRGFNISFGSVKKSELAKILNVIGLYLKASIPLKKAINLAKNQTQNQKLQKFLSFIEDEIKEGKTLSEAIKNQKIIKLPPYIIHSIQIAQNSSNLDLILIENAKFLQEEDKINSKSTQALIYPSFIIIISLILVIVMMNTVVPKIIKIFQNLNQNLPNVTKITISISHFLQNNYILLSVGFIIALLAFSFAYKKVLFFRKIIDSLILKTPLLKRLSISKNLGRFSSLTYTLTNSGIHFMNAVNLASKTIDNEILKEKFQKALNEVLEGKKLSTSLKKQNFPDISFIEAIALIEETGESKNIMQNLKEIYLQEYHSKVSILLSLLEPIMILIVGGVIGFIVISMLLPIFSMNVMR, from the coding sequence TTGAAGTTTAAATACGTAGGATTTAATAAAGAGGGTAAAAAAGTAAAAGGCATAATAGAAGCTTCCGATATTCAAGAAGCCAAACAAAAACTAAGCAATATCGCAATTATAGATATCAAACAAAAAAGAGGCTTTAATATCTCTTTTGGCAGCGTAAAAAAAAGCGAGCTTGCTAAAATTTTAAACGTTATAGGCTTATACTTAAAAGCTTCCATTCCTCTAAAAAAAGCGATTAATCTTGCAAAAAATCAAACTCAAAATCAGAAACTACAAAAATTCCTATCTTTTATCGAAGATGAGATAAAAGAAGGAAAAACGTTAAGTGAAGCGATTAAAAACCAAAAAATCATAAAACTACCTCCATATATCATTCACTCTATACAAATAGCCCAAAACAGCTCCAATTTGGATTTGATACTTATTGAAAACGCAAAATTTTTACAAGAAGAAGATAAAATAAACTCAAAATCGACCCAAGCTTTAATCTATCCGAGCTTTATAATCATAATAAGCCTCATACTCGTAATAGTTATGATGAATACGGTAGTGCCTAAAATAATAAAAATATTCCAAAATCTCAACCAAAATTTGCCTAACGTTACGAAAATAACAATCTCAATTTCTCATTTTTTGCAAAATAATTACATTTTACTATCCGTAGGTTTTATTATCGCTCTTTTAGCCTTTTCGTTTGCATATAAAAAAGTATTGTTTTTTAGAAAAATAATCGACTCTTTAATTCTTAAAACTCCTCTTTTAAAAAGATTATCCATCTCAAAAAATTTAGGCAGATTTTCATCGCTAACGTATACTCTGACAAATTCAGGAATCCATTTTATGAATGCGGTCAATTTAGCCTCGAAAACGATAGATAACGAAATATTAAAAGAGAAATTTCAAAAAGCCCTAAATGAAGTTTTGGAAGGTAAAAAACTATCAACTTCCCTTAAAAAACAAAATTTTCCCGATATAAGTTTTATTGAAGCGATAGCTTTGATAGAAGAAACGGGTGAAAGCAAAAACATTATGCAAAATCTAAAAGAAATATATCTTCAAGAATACCACTCAAAAGTTTCGATACTGCTCTCTTTATTAGAACCGATTATGATTTTGATAGTGGGCGGAGTTATAGGATTTATCGTAATATCAATGCTTTTACCGATATTCAGTATGAATGTGATGAGGTAG
- a CDS encoding GspE/PulE family protein, whose product MKSVKNINPKAIELENFNLEEGIKFSLLPALLEDKKVFVTKENDYVDALNYYNKLSIPFEIIMTDEESFNRLLNQYLEVKTKKDLEDNIDEVIEEELSLEDFVKESVDILNSENSAPVIKFVNSMFFQAIKKRASDIHIETHELFGLIRFRIDGVLITQAKIQKKLTELVINRIKVISNLDISEKRVPQDGRCQIKIANKTTDIRVSIIPTYFGEKAVMRILMESEDIPSLKELGFNEEITQGFKELLEHSYGMILVTGPTGSGKSTTLHSFLQTISTPEKNIITVEDPVEYKADNINQIQVNNKVGLTFAKALRSILRQDPDIIMVGEIRDKETATIAIQAALTGHLMLSTLHTNNAAATITRLMDIGIEPFLISSSLIGILSQRLVRKLCDCKTEDSLEEIEKIVKKEPLLQKYEISKIYKPNGCAKCNFTGYVGRKAVGELFIMNDEIKEMIAKGTNDIELKSAMIKHGMKTLKEAIFEEVLNGTTSLKEAIRVGLKD is encoded by the coding sequence ATGAAGAGCGTTAAAAATATAAACCCAAAAGCGATAGAGCTTGAGAATTTTAATTTGGAAGAGGGAATTAAATTTTCTCTTCTTCCCGCACTCTTAGAAGATAAAAAAGTTTTCGTAACAAAAGAAAACGACTATGTAGATGCACTAAACTACTACAATAAACTCTCCATTCCTTTTGAAATAATTATGACTGACGAAGAGTCTTTTAATAGGCTTTTGAATCAATATTTAGAAGTAAAAACAAAAAAAGACCTTGAAGACAATATCGATGAAGTGATAGAAGAAGAACTCTCACTTGAAGATTTCGTAAAAGAGAGTGTTGATATTCTAAACTCTGAAAACTCAGCTCCTGTTATAAAATTCGTAAACTCTATGTTTTTTCAAGCCATCAAAAAAAGAGCGAGCGACATACACATAGAAACACACGAACTTTTCGGACTTATCAGATTCAGAATAGACGGCGTGCTTATAACTCAGGCAAAAATCCAAAAAAAACTGACAGAACTTGTAATTAACAGAATAAAAGTTATTTCTAACTTGGATATTTCGGAAAAAAGAGTCCCCCAAGACGGAAGATGTCAGATAAAAATAGCAAATAAAACGACCGATATCAGGGTCTCTATCATTCCTACCTATTTCGGCGAAAAAGCCGTTATGAGGATTTTGATGGAGAGTGAGGATATTCCGAGTCTAAAAGAGCTCGGCTTTAACGAAGAAATAACACAAGGTTTTAAAGAGCTTTTGGAGCATTCATACGGAATGATTTTGGTTACGGGACCTACCGGAAGCGGAAAATCGACCACCCTTCATAGCTTCTTACAGACAATCTCGACACCGGAAAAAAATATTATAACCGTAGAAGACCCTGTAGAATACAAAGCGGACAATATCAACCAAATTCAAGTAAATAACAAAGTGGGACTAACTTTTGCAAAAGCCTTAAGAAGTATTCTGCGCCAAGACCCCGATATCATAATGGTAGGTGAAATAAGAGATAAAGAAACGGCCACAATAGCCATCCAAGCGGCACTTACCGGACATCTGATGCTATCTACTTTGCATACCAATAACGCAGCCGCTACGATTACGAGACTTATGGATATAGGGATTGAGCCTTTTTTAATTTCATCAAGCCTGATAGGTATTTTATCTCAAAGACTCGTTAGAAAACTTTGCGATTGCAAAACGGAAGACAGCTTGGAAGAAATTGAAAAAATCGTTAAAAAAGAGCCTCTTTTGCAAAAATACGAAATTTCAAAAATCTATAAACCAAACGGCTGCGCTAAGTGTAATTTTACAGGATATGTCGGAAGAAAAGCGGTAGGAGAGCTTTTTATAATGAATGATGAAATAAAAGAGATGATAGCAAAAGGCACAAACGATATAGAGCTCAAAAGCGCTATGATAAAACACGGAATGAAAACTTTAAAAGAAGCGATTTTCGAAGAAGTACTAAACGGCACGACCTCTTTAAAAGAAGCGATTAGAGTAGGATTAAAGGACTGA
- a CDS encoding secretin N-terminal domain-containing protein — translation MKLIKLLPLIFVLTFAKVNLNFQNLDINDFIRMVAKITDKNILITQPLVGKVNFVSVKPVSESEVYDILLSVLKSKGYTIIKDGNVLKVVRSSEAIKEAPPLNSKFYEIQTAIIPLHNISARDAYTLVNYLVSRYGKIVLNIPKNLLIVTDYPKNIKLIKEIIAKIDNQKAKDVKFIHLKYTDAANIYGKIKDIANGIFDNKIYQYKIIADENSNTLIIVGEKRVVNKLYSIAKNLDIRPKPTNQITQVITLKNSDVTNVAKVLQNIIKVKFKKNPPSITAAKETNSLIIVGDLKQIQMLKMVISALDIPKQQVYVKAKILEISNSKASQIGAKFGIYAGSGENGLYTLSANLGGPAVAFNVADLGLAIPTLKQGIALGATLDLLETLGAAKKLSEPSILCINNTPSTIYVGKTVSVLTGKTTSTVTSESYTRQDIGLTLKITPRIDSDNKVSLKVESVIEDILPGSVVGLPTTSKREIKTTTIVNNGQSIIIGGLVKDNKDITIKKVPLLGDIPIIGAIFRHKEVNNDKTTLAIILTPYIIKKSSDLDKLRMTLSKLNALEKKFVKEYIKKHKITIKKPKKQITYDPANGYDYEER, via the coding sequence ATGAAATTGATTAAACTCTTACCACTGATTTTCGTATTGACGTTTGCAAAAGTCAATCTTAATTTTCAAAATTTGGATATCAACGACTTCATAAGAATGGTTGCCAAAATAACTGATAAAAACATCCTCATAACCCAACCGCTTGTCGGGAAGGTCAATTTCGTATCGGTCAAACCCGTTAGCGAAAGCGAAGTTTATGATATTTTGCTTAGCGTATTAAAAAGCAAAGGATATACGATTATCAAAGACGGAAACGTCCTAAAAGTGGTAAGAAGTTCCGAAGCTATAAAAGAAGCGCCTCCTCTAAATTCTAAATTTTACGAAATACAAACGGCTATTATTCCTCTTCATAACATCTCGGCAAGAGACGCTTATACTCTTGTAAATTATTTGGTAAGCAGATACGGAAAAATAGTCCTGAATATCCCAAAAAACCTCTTAATCGTAACAGACTATCCTAAAAACATAAAACTTATAAAAGAAATTATCGCAAAAATAGACAACCAAAAAGCAAAAGACGTCAAATTCATTCACTTAAAATATACCGACGCCGCCAATATTTACGGCAAAATCAAAGATATAGCAAACGGAATATTCGATAACAAAATCTACCAATACAAAATCATAGCCGACGAAAATTCCAATACCTTAATTATCGTAGGTGAAAAAAGAGTCGTAAACAAACTCTACTCAATCGCAAAAAACTTAGACATCAGACCTAAACCTACAAACCAAATAACTCAAGTAATCACTCTAAAAAATTCGGACGTCACGAACGTGGCAAAAGTACTTCAAAACATAATAAAAGTAAAATTCAAAAAAAATCCGCCATCCATTACGGCGGCAAAAGAGACCAATTCTCTTATTATCGTAGGTGATTTAAAACAGATACAGATGCTAAAAATGGTAATAAGCGCACTTGACATACCAAAACAACAAGTTTACGTTAAAGCTAAAATCTTAGAAATCAGTAACTCTAAAGCTTCTCAAATAGGAGCCAAATTCGGAATTTACGCAGGTAGCGGAGAAAACGGATTATATACTCTAAGTGCGAATTTGGGAGGTCCTGCCGTCGCATTTAACGTAGCGGATTTAGGGCTTGCAATTCCGACACTAAAACAAGGTATTGCTCTTGGGGCCACTCTTGATTTATTGGAAACTTTAGGTGCGGCTAAAAAACTTAGCGAACCTTCGATTTTATGTATAAACAACACACCATCAACCATTTACGTAGGAAAAACGGTATCGGTACTTACCGGAAAAACCACTTCCACAGTTACGAGCGAGAGCTATACAAGACAAGATATCGGTCTTACTTTAAAAATCACCCCGAGAATCGACAGCGATAACAAAGTATCTTTAAAAGTCGAATCCGTTATCGAAGATATACTCCCGGGCTCCGTCGTAGGGCTTCCTACCACTTCCAAAAGAGAAATCAAAACGACTACAATCGTAAACAACGGCCAAAGCATAATTATCGGAGGACTTGTAAAAGACAACAAAGACATCACTATAAAAAAAGTACCGCTTCTTGGAGATATTCCGATTATCGGAGCTATTTTCAGACACAAAGAGGTAAACAACGACAAAACGACCCTTGCAATTATCCTAACACCTTATATCATCAAAAAAAGCAGCGATTTGGATAAGCTTAGAATGACACTATCAAAACTAAACGCACTTGAGAAAAAATTCGTAAAAGAGTACATCAAAAAACACAAAATAACAATCAAAAAGCCAAAAAAACAAATAACTTACGACCCGGCAAACGGATATGATTATGAAGAGCGTTAA
- a CDS encoding PDZ domain-containing protein yields MSAIKNILLFVLGLVGALFLWSVVEIFLPHAPKIFVNIKKEFLYFDIDLRRIFSKTKPQIVTNRYDTLQNFTLKAVYQNDGRGFVVLEKNKKTYFVDLNKSINGYKLVKINQNSAVFEKNSKKYILTFKKIKTPKIYNVPDVKTIKKETLENYKRNLAKVWKEIGIIKTKNGYLVTYVKPKSIFDKLGLKKGDYILEINDIPLKSDADAWRAYNSIDNFNQIDLTIKRNYQIKVLHYEID; encoded by the coding sequence ATGAGCGCTATTAAAAATATTTTATTATTCGTTTTAGGTCTTGTCGGTGCTCTTTTTTTATGGAGTGTAGTTGAGATATTTTTGCCTCACGCTCCTAAAATTTTCGTAAATATAAAAAAAGAGTTTTTATATTTCGATATAGACTTAAGAAGAATATTTTCAAAAACAAAACCTCAAATAGTAACAAATAGATACGATACTTTGCAAAATTTCACGCTAAAAGCCGTATATCAAAACGACGGCAGAGGATTTGTAGTGCTTGAAAAAAACAAAAAAACTTATTTTGTGGATTTAAACAAATCCATTAACGGCTACAAACTCGTAAAAATCAACCAAAATTCGGCCGTTTTCGAAAAAAACTCCAAAAAATACATCTTAACATTCAAAAAAATAAAAACCCCTAAAATTTACAACGTCCCGGATGTAAAAACTATTAAAAAAGAGACTCTTGAAAACTACAAAAGAAACCTCGCTAAAGTGTGGAAAGAAATAGGTATAATAAAAACAAAAAACGGATATTTGGTCACATACGTAAAACCTAAAAGCATTTTCGATAAATTAGGATTGAAAAAAGGCGATTATATACTCGAAATAAACGATATTCCTCTAAAAAGCGACGCTGATGCTTGGAGGGCTTATAATTCTATTGATAATTTTAATCAAATCGATTTGACTATTAAAAGAAACTATCAAATAAAGGTATTACACTATGAAATTGATTAA
- the gspG gene encoding type II secretion system major pseudopilin GspG yields the protein MKKAFSLIELMIVIIILGLIAGLVIPNIIGQGEQAKEKLVCVQMKNLKNALDSFKIQEGTYPTTQEGLKALIQNPNPQKYKNYPEGGFLNSNKLPRDPWGHPYIYVNNGGKIDIISLGADGKEGGSGENKDIRLSECQQ from the coding sequence ATGAAAAAGGCTTTCAGTTTAATTGAGCTTATGATTGTTATAATTATTTTAGGATTAATTGCCGGACTTGTGATACCTAATATCATCGGACAAGGCGAGCAGGCAAAAGAGAAATTGGTATGCGTTCAGATGAAAAATCTAAAAAACGCGCTTGATAGTTTTAAAATTCAAGAAGGTACCTATCCTACGACTCAAGAAGGCCTAAAAGCTCTCATTCAAAATCCGAATCCCCAAAAATATAAAAACTATCCCGAAGGAGGATTTTTAAATTCAAACAAACTACCGCGCGACCCGTGGGGACATCCGTATATTTACGTAAATAACGGAGGAAAAATAGATATCATATCTCTTGGTGCCGACGGAAAAGAGGGCGGCAGCGGCGAGAATAAAGATATAAGACTCTCAGAGTGTCAGCAATAA
- a CDS encoding type II secretion system protein, with protein MSAIKRAFTLIELILVIFLISLVSFLVIKLPSYSKTYTFKDIRALLYPGGELYIDKNSVYIIKNGKKKKINFRYSEFQTYDNNFNPLKFKNHLFVYKMKNGVGDSLIVKEKKVYFFKPLWVREFSSLKDAKDYMNSLNEALK; from the coding sequence GTGTCAGCAATAAAAAGAGCTTTTACTTTAATCGAGCTTATTTTAGTAATCTTTTTAATCTCTCTTGTCTCTTTTTTGGTGATAAAACTTCCGAGTTACTCGAAAACTTATACTTTCAAAGACATAAGGGCTCTTTTATACCCAGGCGGAGAGCTTTATATTGATAAAAATTCGGTTTATATAATAAAAAACGGCAAAAAAAAGAAAATAAACTTCAGATACTCCGAATTTCAAACTTACGATAACAATTTCAATCCTTTGAAATTTAAAAATCATCTTTTCGTTTATAAAATGAAAAACGGAGTAGGAGATTCTTTGATAGTAAAAGAGAAAAAAGTCTATTTTTTCAAACCTCTTTGGGTTAGGGAATTTTCTTCTTTAAAAGACGCTAAAGATTATATGAATTCTCTAAACGAGGCGTTAAAATGA
- a CDS encoding type IV pilus modification PilV family protein: protein MRAFTLIEVLISVMILFFAAAVFLNLSSDSFSLYEKFKKRNDFLLDSSLVFCEKRGGRLDEVVRDFNITDDFTLDILKRKKINFEKRIDLKTQIENKNIQINRLVSFDKENRAEVFGVEVK from the coding sequence ATGAGAGCTTTTACACTTATTGAGGTGCTTATATCCGTGATGATTTTGTTTTTTGCGGCGGCTGTTTTTTTGAATTTGAGTTCCGATTCTTTTAGTTTGTATGAAAAATTTAAAAAAAGAAACGATTTTTTGCTCGATTCGTCTCTTGTTTTTTGCGAAAAAAGAGGCGGAAGACTTGATGAGGTGGTGAGAGATTTTAATATTACGGACGATTTTACGCTTGATATTTTAAAAAGAAAAAAGATAAATTTCGAAAAAAGAATCGACTTAAAAACCCAAATCGAAAATAAAAACATCCAAATAAACAGACTCGTATCTTTTGATAAGGAAAACAGAGCCGAAGTGTTCGGAGTGGAGGTAAAATGA